The Bosea beijingensis genome contains the following window.
TTACGGCGGCGGCTTCATCGAGATGCTGATGACCGGTCGCGATCCGACGCCTTATGGCCGTGGCAGTGCGGTCTATAACCGCCCGGGCGGCCATGCCTATGGCCAGCGCATGCAGCCGCAGGGTAGCTACGAGGTCGATCCGTTCGAGGCGGCGCGCCAGCCACGTGCCACGCGCCGCGTGGCCACGCTCGGCGAGCCGGTCGAGCCGCAGCAGGGCATCCAGCAAATCGTCGACCCGCGCTTTCGCAAGCAGGAAGTCGCCTATGACGGCCCGCAAAAGCCGGGCACGATCATCATCGACACGCCGCAGCGCTTCCTCTTCCTGGTGCAGCCGGGCGGCCGGGCCACGCGCTACGGCATCGGCGTCGGCCGGCCGGGCTTCTCCTGGGCCGGCATGAAGACGATCACCCGCAAGGCGGAATGGCCGAGCTGGACGCCCCCGGCTGAGATGCTGAAGCGCCGGCCGGACCTGCCGCGCTTCATGACCGGCGGCCCCGACAATCCGATGGGCGCGCGCGCCATGTATCTGGGCACGACGCTCTATCGCATCCACGGCACCAGCGAGCCGAACACGATCGGGCAGGCGGTGTCCTCGGGCTGCATCCGCATGACCAATGACGACGTGACCGATCTCTACGAGCGGGTTCGTGTCGGCGCGAAGGTGCTGGTGATCTGAGGTCCGTCCTCATTCGCTATTCATGAAAAACGGCGGCTCGCCAGGCGAGCCGCCGTTTGCATTTCATCCGGCGGACAAGACCGGGTGGCGGTTATCAGACCCAGCTATCGTCGTCCGCGCCGCCATCGTCGAAGCCGGCGCCGGCGTCGTCATAGCTCGCGTTCTGATAGCTGGCCTCGCCGTCGTAGCCCTGGCTGTAGCCGCTATCCTGCGCGGTCTGGTCGGCTGCGGGCTGGGCGCTCGCGCTCTGGTCGGCCGCCGCCTGCTGTGGCGCCGCCGGTGTCGCGCTGGAGTTCGCGCCGGTGTCGCTCGCGGTCTGGGCCGCGGGCTTGCTGCCGCCACCGAAGGCGTTGGTCAGCACATTGCCGAGCATCATGCCGCCGGCGACGCCGGCCGCGGTGGTCAGCGCACTCGCCATGAAGCCGCCGCCACGGGCCTGCTGCTGCGGCTGGTTGCTCCACGGGCCGGGCTGGCCTTGCGCCTGCATGGGCTGGCCCGGCGCGCTCTGCGCCTGCGTGTTCCAGGCGCCGGACGGCGCGGCGGCGTCAGTGCGTGGCGGCACGGGCGGAACCGTCCCGGTGCGCGGCACGGAGCCGCCGCCGAAGATGCCGGACAGGAACCCGCCGGCCTGCGGTTGTGCCGCTTCGCTGGCGCGGTTCTGGGCTTCGCGCAACTGCGCCTGCAGGCTCTCGACCTGCTGGTTCAGGTTGGCCAGCGCCTGCTCCTGCACATAGACCGCCTGGGCCATGGCATAGGGCGCATAGGGCTGCTCGCGCAGGCGTTCCGCGATGAAATTCTCAGCCTCGGGGTCGCGGGGCTGATTGGCCGCCTGCCGAAGGCGATCGAAAATCCCGGCGATCACGTCGCGTTCTTGCGGCGTCATCGTCATCTCCTCTCGTTGAGCGGCGCGGTTGCGCCGCGCTCAAGAGGTGGGATCGGCCTGTGACGGTATCAAGGCGGTGCCCGGGGAAACAGATCGGCCCGGAAGGTGCGTTCCACCTTCCGGGCCGATGCAAGGGCGAATATCGGGTCGCCGTCAGATGTTGCCGAGATCGTCGTCCGGCGGCGGCATCTCGTCGACCTCGGACGGAGCCTGCAGGGTACCGCGGTTGAGCACCACGACGGTCGTGCCGGTCGGCACGCGGTTGAAGAGATCGATGATGTCCTGGTTGAACATGCGGATGCAGCCCGACGACACCGACTTGCCGATCGACCACGGCTCGGAGGTGCCATGGATGCGGTAGAGCGTGTCGCGGCCACCCTGGTAGAGATAGAGCGCGCGGGCGCCGAGCGGATTCTCGAGGCCGCCCTCCATGCCGCCGGCCCAGGGGCGGTTCCGCTCCGGCTCGCGGGCGATCATCGCCGGGGTCGGGGTCCAGCGCGGCCACTGCGCCTTGCGGGCGACGGTCGCGCGGCCCCGCCAGGACATGCCCTGCTTGCCGACTCCGATGCCGTAGCGGACGGCGCGGCCACCCTCCATCACGTGATAGAGGTAGCGGTTGTCGGTATCGACGACGATCGTGCCGGGCTGTTCGCGGGTCGGGTAGGAGACGATACGGCGCAGGAACTGCGGATCGACTTCGGACAGATCGGTCGCGGGCAGCGGATGCTTCTCATCCGGGCGCTCGCCATACATCGCCAGATATTCGGCGCTGATATTCGGGCCTTGGTAAGCTGCGGCCTCGATCGGCTGCTGGCGCTGGCTGACGCAGGCCGCGAGGAAAAGTGGGCTGAGAGCCGCAAAGAGGCGGCGGGTCGGCCGGGCGAGGGGGGAGGCGGGCGGGCGGGCGGAGGACATCGACGGACAACTCGGCGTTACGGGCATGGATGAACGGCGGAACGGCGCCGTGGTTCCATGCGCCGGTGACGATCCTGTTGAAGGTTGCGGAGATGGCCTTGGGGTGAACAGGAGATGGCGAAATTGTGTCCGTGAAATGCTGTTGCCGTTCGGCAACAGGCGGATAAGCCGCTCGGAAACACTCGCTGACAGGTCAGGCCGCCTCCCGCAGCCCCCATTTCAGCAGTCCCAGCCTTTCGCGGGCCCGCCAGCGCCAGAGCATCAGCGCGGCGACGATCGAGAGCCCGATCACCAGCCCGATCCAGATGCCGCGGCCGGCGAGCGGCGTCATGAAGCCGAGCACGGCCGAAAGCGGCAGGCCGATGCCCCAATAGCCGATGCCGGCGAAGATCATCGGCAGGCGCGTGTCGCCGAGGCCGCGCAGGATCGACGAGCCGATGACCTGAGCCCCGTCGGCGATCTGGAAGATCGCGCCATAGAACAGGAACACCACGGCGATCTGGACCACAGCCTCGGCGCCCGGCTTCGAGCGGTCGAGGAAGGGCGCGATCAGCCAGTGCGGCACGGTCGCCATCAGGAGCGCCGTGAAGCACATGAAGCTCAGGGCCAGGATCAGCGCCATCATGCCGGCGCGCCGGATGCCCTCCTTGTCGCCGGAGCCGAAAGCACGCCCGACCCGCACGGTGCCGGCCTGGCCGATGCCGAGCGGCACCATGAAGGCGAGCGAGGCGATCTGGATCGCGATGGCATGGGCCGCGAGCGCGGTCGACCCGATCAAACCCATCATGAAGGCTGCGCCGTAGAAGATCAGAGACTCGAAGGAGAGTGTCAGCGAGATCGGCAGGCCCATGCGCCAGAAGGCGCGGTAGCGCGTCCAGTCCGGCACCCAGAAGCGGCCGAACACCTGATAGCGCCGGAAGCGCCGGTCGAGCGAGACGACGAGCGCAAGGCCGAGGAACATCAGCGCCGAGGACAAGGCCGTCGCCAGTCCCGAGCCGGGCAGGCCGAGCGCCGGGAAGCCGAGATTCCCGAACATCAGGCACCAGTTGGCGAAGGCGTTGAACGCCACCGCGACGAGCACGACGATGAAGGCCCAGCGCGGCCGTTGCAGCGCGGCGACGAAGCCGCGCAGGCACAGATAGAGAAAGAAGGGCAGCAGGCCCCATTGCAGCGTGTGTATATAGGACGCCGCCGCCTTCGACAGGGCGGGGTCCTGTCCCATCGCCCTCAGGATGAACTCGGCCTGCCAGAGGAAGAGCCACATCGGCCCGACCATGGTCGCGGCAGCCCAGAAACCCTGCCGCACCGTGCGGCGCAGGTCGCGCACCGCATGCCTGTTGCGGCCGAGCTCGATCGCGATCATCGGCGAGACCGCGCCCATCGCGCCGATGCCGAAGATCAGCGCGGCATTATAGAGATTGGTGCCGAGCGCGCCGGCCGCCAGCGCATCCGGGCCGAACTGACCCATCATGATGACATCGGTCGCCGTCATCGCCGTCTGCGCGACATTGGTCAGCACCATCGGCCAGCTGAGGGCCAGCATGGCGCGGGCTTCCCCGAGCCAGGAATGATGCGGGCGGGTTGCGGCGATCTCGGACATGGGGCGCCGCTTCTACCGCCGATCGATGGATCGAAATAGCGGGTATCACGCGCTCCACCGTCCGGAGCCGATGCGCTGGACGCGGGTCGACAAGCGCCGCGGCGGTCTGCATCTTGCCTGGGCAATTGCTGGAGGGCCTGCACCGATGAGCACCAATCTGAGGATCGACGGCGCGAGATTGACCTCGCGTCTGGCGGAGCTCTCCAAGATCGGTGCGACGCCGGAAGGCGGCTGCCGCCGTCTTGCCCTGACCGACGAGGACAAGCAGGGGCGTGACTGGCTCGTCGCGCAAATGAAGGCGCTCGGGCTCGATACCCGCGTCGATGCGATCGGCAACATCGTCGGCATCCTGAAGGGTCAACAGGACGGCCCGGCCGTCATCATGGGTTCGCATATCGACACGGTCGGCACCGGCGGACGCTTCGACGGAGCGCTCGGCGTCGTCGCCGGTGTCGAGGTGCTCGCCGCCCTGCGCGATGCCGGTCTGACGCCGAAGCGCGACATGGCGGTGATCGCCTTCACCAACGAGGAGGGCGCGCGCTTCCATCCCGATATGCTCGGCTCCTATGTCTGGGCCGGCGGCATGAGCGTCGAGGCGGCGCATGCGGAAGTCGATTCCGACGGCGTCGGGCTCGGCGCCGAACTGAAGCGCATCGGCTACGAGGGCTTGGAGAAGCCGGGCTTCCTGCCGGCCCATGCCTATATCGAAATGCATATCGAGCAGGGGCCGGTGCTTGAGAACGAAGGCGGCGGGCTCGGCGCCGTCACCGGCATTCAGGCCATCTGCTGGCTCGAACTCACTCTGAAGGGCCGCCCGAGCCATGCCGGCACGACCCCGATGGCCTATCGCAAGGATCCCGGCCTCGCAGCGGCGCGCATCAACATCTTCGCTAACGAGCTGACCAAGACGATTCCGAACCAGCTCGCCAATAGCGGTGTCATCCGCGTCCAGCCCGGCAACGTCAATGTGGTGCCCGAGACCGTGGTGATGACGCTCGATCTGCGCAATCCGCTCGACCAGCCGCTGGCCCAGGCCGAGGCCGCGGTGCGCGCCTTCTGCGCCGAGCTCGCCGGGCGCGACGGTATCGAGATCTCCTTCCGCGACCTCGCCCGCTTCCCGGCGACGCCCTTCGCCGAGGAACTGATCGCCGAGGTCGAGCGCAGCGCCGGCGAGTTCGGTCTGCCGATCCGCCGCATGATCTCCGGCGCCGGCCACGACGCCCAGATGATGGCGCGGCTCTGCCCGACGGCGATGGTGTTCATCCCCTCGATCGGTGGGCTCTCGCACAATCCGGCCGAGTTCAGCACCGACGACGACATGGTCGCTGGCGCCAATATCCTGCTCACCACCGCCTGGCGCGTCGCCAACGCCTGAGAGGTTCCCGCATGACGACGATCGCCTCGCTTTCCGCCGCCGAGCTCGGCCCGCTCTATGCCAGCAAGCAGCTCTCCCCCGTCGAGGTCGCGAAGGACACGCTCGCCCGCATCGAGCGCTTCGAGCCCGCGGTCAACGCCTTCGCCGTCCGCGACGAGGCGGTGACGCTTGCCATGGCCGAAGCCTCGCAGGCGCGCTGGCTGAAGGGCGAAGCGATCGGCCCGCTCGATGGCGTACCCGTCACCATCAAGGACAATCTCGGCGTCGCTGGCTGGTCGATGCAGCGAGGCTCGGCCATTGCATCGGATGCGCCCTTTCCGGAGGATTCCCCGGTCACGGCGCGTCTGCGCGAGGCCGGCACGGTCTTCCTCGGCAAGACCACCATGCCGGAATATGGCTGGAAGGGCGTCGGCGATTCGCCCGCGACCGGCATCACCCGCAATCCCTGGAACACCGGCACGGGGCCCGGAGGCTCGTCCTCGGGCGCCGCGGTCTGCGCCGCGCTCAATCTCGGCTGCATCCATATCGGTACGGACGGGGCGGGCTCCGTACGCATTCCCGCGGCCTTCACCGGCGTCGTCGGCCTGAAGCCGAGCTATGGCCGCGTCCCGGCCTGGCCGATCTCGGTCATGGGCTTCCTCGCCCATCTCGGGCCGCTGACCCGCACCGTCATGGATACGGCGCTGGCCATGAAAGCGATCGGCCAGCCCGATGCGCGCGACATGACGGCGCTGCTCGATCGCCCCCCGGATTATGTCGATGGCTTGAAGGGCAGCATGCGGGGCTTGCGTGTCGCCTGGTCGCCGCGTCTCGGCCAGAACGTGACCGTCGATCCCGAGATCGCCGCCCTGACAGCGGCTGCCGCGCAGGCTTTCGCCGAACTCGGCGCGACCGTTGAAGAGGTCGATCCCGGCTTCGACGATCCCATCGACATCCT
Protein-coding sequences here:
- a CDS encoding L,D-transpeptidase translates to MRRKIALPLLALAGALAAAGPAFAQGYRQNYGYAAPNDPMAGGGGRGNYGGGFIEMLMTGRDPTPYGRGSAVYNRPGGHAYGQRMQPQGSYEVDPFEAARQPRATRRVATLGEPVEPQQGIQQIVDPRFRKQEVAYDGPQKPGTIIIDTPQRFLFLVQPGGRATRYGIGVGRPGFSWAGMKTITRKAEWPSWTPPAEMLKRRPDLPRFMTGGPDNPMGARAMYLGTTLYRIHGTSEPNTIGQAVSSGCIRMTNDDVTDLYERVRVGAKVLVI
- a CDS encoding DUF2076 domain-containing protein, coding for MTPQERDVIAGIFDRLRQAANQPRDPEAENFIAERLREQPYAPYAMAQAVYVQEQALANLNQQVESLQAQLREAQNRASEAAQPQAGGFLSGIFGGGSVPRTGTVPPVPPRTDAAAPSGAWNTQAQSAPGQPMQAQGQPGPWSNQPQQQARGGGFMASALTTAAGVAGGMMLGNVLTNAFGGGSKPAAQTASDTGANSSATPAAPQQAAADQSASAQPAADQTAQDSGYSQGYDGEASYQNASYDDAGAGFDDGGADDDSWV
- a CDS encoding L,D-transpeptidase produces the protein MSSARPPASPLARPTRRLFAALSPLFLAACVSQRQQPIEAAAYQGPNISAEYLAMYGERPDEKHPLPATDLSEVDPQFLRRIVSYPTREQPGTIVVDTDNRYLYHVMEGGRAVRYGIGVGKQGMSWRGRATVARKAQWPRWTPTPAMIAREPERNRPWAGGMEGGLENPLGARALYLYQGGRDTLYRIHGTSEPWSIGKSVSSGCIRMFNQDIIDLFNRVPTGTTVVVLNRGTLQAPSEVDEMPPPDDDLGNI
- a CDS encoding MATE family efflux transporter, yielding MSEIAATRPHHSWLGEARAMLALSWPMVLTNVAQTAMTATDVIMMGQFGPDALAAGALGTNLYNAALIFGIGAMGAVSPMIAIELGRNRHAVRDLRRTVRQGFWAAATMVGPMWLFLWQAEFILRAMGQDPALSKAAASYIHTLQWGLLPFFLYLCLRGFVAALQRPRWAFIVVLVAVAFNAFANWCLMFGNLGFPALGLPGSGLATALSSALMFLGLALVVSLDRRFRRYQVFGRFWVPDWTRYRAFWRMGLPISLTLSFESLIFYGAAFMMGLIGSTALAAHAIAIQIASLAFMVPLGIGQAGTVRVGRAFGSGDKEGIRRAGMMALILALSFMCFTALLMATVPHWLIAPFLDRSKPGAEAVVQIAVVFLFYGAIFQIADGAQVIGSSILRGLGDTRLPMIFAGIGYWGIGLPLSAVLGFMTPLAGRGIWIGLVIGLSIVAALMLWRWRARERLGLLKWGLREAA
- a CDS encoding M20 family metallo-hydrolase — protein: MSTNLRIDGARLTSRLAELSKIGATPEGGCRRLALTDEDKQGRDWLVAQMKALGLDTRVDAIGNIVGILKGQQDGPAVIMGSHIDTVGTGGRFDGALGVVAGVEVLAALRDAGLTPKRDMAVIAFTNEEGARFHPDMLGSYVWAGGMSVEAAHAEVDSDGVGLGAELKRIGYEGLEKPGFLPAHAYIEMHIEQGPVLENEGGGLGAVTGIQAICWLELTLKGRPSHAGTTPMAYRKDPGLAAARINIFANELTKTIPNQLANSGVIRVQPGNVNVVPETVVMTLDLRNPLDQPLAQAEAAVRAFCAELAGRDGIEISFRDLARFPATPFAEELIAEVERSAGEFGLPIRRMISGAGHDAQMMARLCPTAMVFIPSIGGLSHNPAEFSTDDDMVAGANILLTTAWRVANA
- a CDS encoding amidase is translated as MTTIASLSAAELGPLYASKQLSPVEVAKDTLARIERFEPAVNAFAVRDEAVTLAMAEASQARWLKGEAIGPLDGVPVTIKDNLGVAGWSMQRGSAIASDAPFPEDSPVTARLREAGTVFLGKTTMPEYGWKGVGDSPATGITRNPWNTGTGPGGSSSGAAVCAALNLGCIHIGTDGAGSVRIPAAFTGVVGLKPSYGRVPAWPISVMGFLAHLGPLTRTVMDTALAMKAIGQPDARDMTALLDRPPDYVDGLKGSMRGLRVAWSPRLGQNVTVDPEIAALTAAAAQAFAELGATVEEVDPGFDDPIDILMTLWSSGAALALKNIDAGGRRQMDPGLVAVAEQGERIPASAYVDALLNQRNALAYKMAQFHQQYDLLLTPTLPLPAFAVGRDTPGHGAYGEDWTRWTPFTYPFNITEQPAVSVPCGLTKAGLPAGLQIVGAFGKDALVLRAAAAFEQARPFARVDEPVKPI